A genomic stretch from Pirellulales bacterium includes:
- a CDS encoding PEP-CTERM sorting domain-containing protein, with amino-acid sequence MIGVSQPVGTVYTISILTANHVANEGITTANFGLAGDVLQMKLTGKSVTYSLNDPNNTQKLPEDLTIVQATVDTTALVGNANKAAEFALVRANVPSVAAFAVAPPASNPHGTDVPDLTIKAATQSFTEYGYGNQGTYDPTAPAHFTNGAAGTRMFENNVTSALIGANDSIDTGYFQPYGIFTAKSPSLVAGVAPANPTSNGQGTSTTGDSGGPLMFGTAGPTVTVTPNWGTAQQKVPTDIQLSFTNSLAAVVQSVNLTSMNPGVVNVGNQNLVVPLVGGAGGSLAWAQTYANNPNLVPEPGSFILAGLGLAGLGLFARRKKYRKV; translated from the coding sequence GTGATTGGCGTTTCTCAGCCGGTCGGCACGGTCTATACGATTTCGATTTTGACGGCCAATCACGTGGCGAACGAAGGCATCACGACGGCAAACTTCGGTTTGGCAGGCGATGTATTGCAGATGAAATTGACGGGCAAGTCGGTAACGTACAGCCTGAATGACCCGAACAATACCCAAAAGCTTCCCGAGGATCTGACGATCGTACAGGCCACGGTTGACACGACGGCGCTCGTGGGAAACGCGAACAAGGCCGCGGAGTTCGCCCTGGTGAGGGCCAACGTGCCCAGCGTGGCGGCGTTTGCCGTGGCGCCCCCCGCATCGAACCCCCATGGCACGGATGTTCCGGACCTGACGATCAAAGCAGCTACTCAATCATTCACCGAATATGGATACGGCAACCAGGGGACGTATGATCCGACCGCGCCTGCGCATTTCACCAACGGCGCCGCAGGGACGCGGATGTTCGAGAACAACGTGACTAGTGCCCTGATCGGCGCCAACGATTCGATCGACACCGGCTACTTCCAGCCCTATGGGATCTTCACGGCCAAAAGTCCATCGCTCGTGGCCGGCGTGGCGCCGGCGAATCCCACGAGCAACGGCCAAGGCACCAGCACGACCGGCGATTCGGGTGGTCCGCTGATGTTTGGCACCGCCGGACCTACCGTCACGGTCACGCCCAATTGGGGCACGGCGCAGCAGAAGGTGCCGACCGACATCCAGCTCAGCTTCACGAATAGCCTGGCGGCTGTCGTGCAAAGCGTGAATCTGACCAGCATGAATCCGGGCGTCGTCAATGTGGGCAACCAGAACCTGGTCGTGCCGTTGGTCGGCGGGGCGGGCGGGTCGCTGGCCTGGGCTCAGACCTATGCCAATAATCCCAATCTCGTGCCCGAACCAGGCTCGTTCATCTTGGCCGGGCTTGGCCTCGCCGGCCTGGGCCTCTTCGCGCGGCGGAAAAAGTATCGCAAGGTCTGA
- a CDS encoding phage tail tape measure protein, which translates to MADLNQQLGFDVSQALEACKQLDSSLTNLQTRFTSVAGSINLFNSAGSNASAAAKQVGNALRTDLGQGAAASTVNVDKLTVSLGLLSRVVFTQAIVRGMSTVRNEISETLHSSLDFQKAVSNIQTIAGDRSIESLAKDVRSLSDAYNIPLLDVAKAKYDVLSNGFTNASDQLQILEASFKLAKTTVAGGVDTVNLLSTALNAFGESAPNAEKRAAEFFKTVELGKIVGSELAANLPKVAPGANLLGIKPEEVLAGFSTLTQRGVSPEEAATQQNAAITALLKPTKATADAMHLLGFENAQALVKALGFVGGLRALIGTTDGSAESIARLFTNVRAIKGVLGEAQQGFDTYQEHLQKISNFTPSDHANVYLRRISTDAERVESDLNKLSNALTDGVGGAAVKAAAEFSRWAGGVENATSVIDAAGPALLGLGASLVLITTQLGAARLAGVGFSTALAGLAAVPVAKGLGVSIGQFINANLLDQSAQSKALEALNKQNLDKLNESGANEIEVQTQRLANLRAEAEQIVTQSDANRGARSGAPFADQLRSDFDAFVAHYAAVSHQAKITEKDFNDLVAEHAKLVNDTQASNFVTRATFQPELNQYDEGLKKLKDIRETAATVKFDPAGIGTEALQTSVSAAEKAKQANADLVRDDHDTLERILQARQRYAQDLKRLSQTSAQDSIKDQQHANDLAQQLSDQRFNYANKRFSQLQQSQRDRNRADSLSSEASRLLSRAQTPQQIELASREFQRAQAFAQQAATAAQSSGNRTAQLQGEREIESVLRRQTDATRAQAALKAQIALQANAAAAAEQARVDDIAKTSKHFLDNLREFDSQGNRLPEAQIAKNRAAAQEDLAHLNSVLFSPSSHFDISTVLSFDKLQQRLQQAVTGTRINDLEASGQALSGMSSQIQGYLDSQQYTVSVAAKVAAETENEAYGGVIGRYFSAGGQARGTDTIPAMLSPGEFVMNAASTQKFYSQLVAMNADRPVYRAEGGPVSSVTFNGGINITESANPQATAREIQQLLRREARRGTSLI; encoded by the coding sequence ATGGCCGACCTAAACCAACAGCTTGGCTTTGACGTTTCGCAGGCGCTTGAAGCGTGTAAGCAGCTAGATTCGTCGCTGACGAATCTCCAAACCCGATTCACGTCCGTTGCAGGATCAATAAACCTCTTCAACAGTGCTGGCTCGAATGCAAGCGCCGCAGCCAAGCAAGTTGGCAATGCACTGCGCACGGACTTGGGACAGGGTGCAGCCGCGTCAACCGTGAATGTCGATAAGTTGACGGTAAGCCTCGGGCTGCTTAGCCGTGTGGTATTCACACAAGCCATCGTGCGTGGTATGTCCACGGTCCGCAATGAGATTAGCGAGACTCTCCATTCATCGCTCGATTTTCAAAAAGCTGTCTCGAATATCCAGACGATCGCAGGCGACCGGTCCATCGAGTCATTAGCCAAAGATGTTCGCTCTCTCAGTGACGCCTACAACATACCGCTACTCGACGTGGCCAAGGCGAAATACGACGTACTGTCAAACGGTTTTACGAACGCCAGCGACCAACTGCAAATCCTGGAAGCATCGTTCAAGCTCGCGAAGACGACCGTTGCCGGAGGTGTCGATACGGTCAACTTGCTCAGCACTGCGCTAAATGCGTTTGGTGAATCCGCGCCCAATGCGGAGAAGCGCGCTGCGGAGTTCTTCAAGACCGTCGAGCTAGGCAAGATCGTCGGCTCTGAACTGGCAGCGAATTTGCCTAAGGTTGCTCCCGGCGCGAATCTGCTCGGAATCAAGCCTGAAGAGGTGTTAGCTGGCTTCAGCACGTTGACGCAACGTGGTGTCAGCCCGGAAGAGGCCGCGACTCAACAGAACGCGGCAATTACTGCCCTATTGAAGCCGACAAAGGCGACCGCCGACGCAATGCACTTGTTGGGCTTTGAAAACGCCCAAGCGCTCGTCAAAGCACTCGGCTTTGTCGGCGGTTTGCGTGCCTTGATCGGTACAACGGATGGCTCGGCCGAAAGCATCGCGAGACTGTTCACGAATGTACGCGCCATCAAAGGCGTACTCGGCGAGGCACAACAAGGCTTTGACACGTACCAAGAGCATCTGCAAAAGATTTCCAATTTCACCCCGTCCGATCACGCCAACGTCTACTTACGGCGCATTTCCACGGACGCAGAGCGCGTCGAGAGCGATCTTAACAAGCTGAGCAATGCACTCACGGACGGTGTGGGCGGTGCGGCCGTCAAAGCCGCAGCCGAATTCAGCCGTTGGGCTGGCGGTGTGGAGAATGCCACGTCTGTCATCGACGCTGCCGGCCCGGCTCTCTTAGGGCTTGGTGCCAGTCTTGTACTCATAACGACGCAGTTAGGCGCAGCGCGGCTTGCCGGTGTCGGCTTTTCTACTGCACTGGCGGGACTAGCGGCCGTTCCGGTCGCCAAAGGACTTGGCGTTTCGATTGGCCAATTCATCAATGCCAATCTTCTCGACCAATCCGCGCAATCAAAGGCCTTGGAAGCCTTGAACAAACAGAATCTCGACAAATTGAACGAGAGCGGCGCGAATGAGATTGAAGTGCAGACGCAACGGCTGGCGAATCTCCGTGCAGAAGCCGAGCAAATTGTTACCCAGAGCGATGCGAACCGCGGCGCGCGATCCGGCGCGCCGTTCGCTGACCAATTGCGATCCGACTTTGATGCGTTTGTTGCTCACTATGCGGCCGTATCGCATCAAGCGAAAATCACTGAGAAAGACTTTAACGATTTGGTCGCGGAGCATGCCAAGTTAGTCAATGACACTCAAGCATCAAATTTCGTCACGCGCGCGACCTTTCAGCCGGAATTAAACCAGTACGACGAAGGCTTGAAGAAGCTTAAGGATATTCGCGAGACAGCCGCTACGGTCAAATTCGACCCGGCCGGCATTGGTACCGAAGCACTGCAAACATCCGTGAGCGCTGCCGAAAAGGCAAAGCAAGCCAACGCGGATTTAGTCCGCGACGATCACGATACCTTGGAGCGCATCCTTCAAGCGCGCCAGAGATACGCCCAGGACCTGAAACGGCTCTCCCAGACTTCGGCGCAAGACTCAATCAAGGATCAACAGCACGCCAACGATCTTGCCCAACAGTTAAGCGATCAGCGCTTCAATTACGCCAACAAGCGATTCAGCCAGTTGCAACAGTCGCAGCGTGACCGCAACCGCGCCGACAGTCTATCCTCGGAGGCATCGCGGCTGCTGTCGCGTGCTCAAACGCCGCAGCAGATTGAGCTAGCTAGCCGGGAATTCCAGCGCGCCCAAGCGTTCGCGCAGCAAGCGGCTACGGCTGCCCAGTCATCCGGCAACCGCACAGCGCAACTACAGGGAGAGCGCGAGATTGAAAGCGTCTTGCGTCGTCAGACGGACGCTACGCGCGCACAAGCGGCCCTCAAAGCACAAATCGCATTGCAGGCAAACGCGGCTGCCGCGGCCGAACAAGCGAGAGTCGATGATATCGCCAAGACGAGCAAGCATTTTCTGGATAACTTGAGAGAATTTGATAGCCAGGGAAACCGCCTGCCTGAAGCGCAAATCGCCAAGAATCGCGCTGCGGCCCAGGAAGACTTGGCACACCTCAACAGCGTTTTATTTTCGCCTAGTAGTCACTTTGATATTTCGACGGTGCTCAGCTTCGACAAGCTTCAGCAGCGCTTGCAACAAGCCGTTACAGGAACGCGGATCAACGACCTGGAAGCGTCAGGCCAAGCGCTGTCCGGGATGAGCAGCCAGATTCAGGGCTATTTGGACTCGCAGCAGTATACCGTCAGTGTGGCGGCCAAGGTTGCGGCCGAGACGGAAAACGAAGCCTATGGTGGCGTCATTGGCCGCTACTTCTCTGCCGGCGGTCAAGCGCGTGGCACGGACACCATTCCGGCCATGCTCTCACCGGGCGAATTCGTGATGAACGCCGCGAGTACGCAAAAGTTCTATTCGCAACTGGTCGCCATGAATGCTGATCGCCCCGTTTACCGGGCGGAAGGTGGGCCGGTGAGCAGTGTCACCTTCAACGGCGGAATCAATATCACTGAATCCGCAAATCCGCAGGCCACGGCCCGCGAGATTCAACAACTCTTGCGCCGCGAAGCGCGGCGCGGCACGTCGCTGATCTAG
- a CDS encoding helix-turn-helix domain-containing protein — protein MKFKDEWETHFPAVVERAAKATIKRKRLQPDRWYNELRGVGQLAYIEAGPIDEKTLYGIICTAMQRHIRAESREPQSDQGAVERAIYDPDAAAELEDDILASCDPLDAEIVRLRAAGYSRKEAAAELGIDPATVTRRLNAIKKRYFS, from the coding sequence ATGAAATTTAAGGACGAATGGGAGACACATTTCCCGGCTGTAGTCGAGCGCGCCGCGAAAGCGACAATAAAGCGTAAGCGTTTACAACCGGACCGCTGGTACAACGAACTGAGGGGCGTCGGCCAGCTTGCCTACATCGAAGCTGGCCCCATCGATGAGAAAACCCTGTACGGCATCATCTGTACTGCTATGCAGAGGCATATCCGCGCCGAGTCCCGCGAACCGCAATCGGATCAAGGGGCAGTCGAGCGAGCCATCTACGATCCTGACGCCGCGGCGGAACTGGAAGACGACATACTCGCATCGTGTGACCCACTAGACGCCGAAATCGTGCGACTGCGGGCCGCGGGATACAGCCGCAAGGAGGCCGCGGCTGAACTAGGAATCGATCCGGCAACCGTGACGCGGCGGCTGAATGCGATAAAAAAGCGATATTTTTCCTGA
- a CDS encoding tyrosine-type recombinase/integrase, which yields MKLPYYKKSHHAWYADVGPGGKPVRLAKTQKDANGKYLDNDGKSSKEAAEREYHKRMAGAQPVNSATTIQELCQQFLDWAKKKKKPRTHQTYLERLTPFVAHCGSVKVHEARGHHIQSWIDNLPGGSTYKNGCAAAAARVFNWAIKQQLVEGLAINPVVSIERPQVIPREVDISDADWQRVLDAAQADFVDVLKFLDATGCRPQEVRCVSAAHREDQDLILERENSKGQKVRRVIRLNSAAAEIIDRLSKKHPTGPLFRGRKGQEYTAGAIAQRFSKLRNKLKINGLCAYAVRHRFAQRALRRGLTADTTGVLMGHVDGTMVRRVYGHLERQHQFLRDELDKATQ from the coding sequence ATGAAACTGCCGTACTACAAGAAGTCTCACCACGCATGGTATGCGGACGTTGGTCCGGGTGGCAAACCCGTCCGGCTGGCCAAGACCCAGAAGGATGCCAACGGAAAATACCTCGACAACGATGGCAAAAGTAGCAAGGAAGCCGCCGAGCGTGAGTATCACAAACGGATGGCAGGTGCGCAGCCAGTCAATTCCGCCACCACAATACAGGAACTCTGCCAACAATTCCTCGACTGGGCAAAGAAGAAGAAGAAGCCTAGAACTCACCAGACCTACTTGGAGCGACTGACCCCGTTCGTCGCTCACTGCGGAAGTGTAAAGGTCCACGAAGCGCGGGGCCATCATATCCAAAGCTGGATAGACAACCTTCCGGGCGGATCAACGTACAAGAATGGCTGTGCTGCTGCCGCAGCCCGCGTGTTCAACTGGGCAATCAAGCAACAACTGGTCGAGGGTCTGGCAATCAATCCCGTGGTCAGCATTGAGCGCCCGCAAGTCATACCACGCGAAGTTGATATTTCCGATGCTGACTGGCAGCGCGTCCTGGACGCTGCGCAAGCTGACTTTGTGGACGTGCTGAAGTTCTTGGATGCGACCGGCTGCCGGCCGCAAGAGGTGCGGTGTGTCAGCGCTGCACACAGAGAGGATCAAGATTTGATCCTGGAGCGCGAGAACAGCAAGGGTCAAAAGGTTCGCCGAGTGATTCGGCTGAATTCCGCTGCTGCCGAGATTATCGACCGACTGTCGAAGAAGCATCCGACCGGACCGCTGTTCCGTGGTCGCAAGGGTCAAGAGTACACGGCCGGAGCAATTGCGCAGCGATTCTCAAAGCTACGCAACAAACTGAAAATCAACGGGCTGTGCGCCTACGCTGTTCGCCATCGTTTTGCGCAGCGTGCGCTACGGAGAGGTCTTACTGCCGACACCACTGGCGTACTAATGGGCCACGTCGATGGGACAATGGTCCGCAGAGTGTACGGCCATCTAGAGAGACAGCACCAATTCTTGCGTGACGAACTCGACAAGGCTACGCAATGA
- a CDS encoding helix-turn-helix transcriptional regulator — translation MSRRTHRKRNFSEQLRRAIGGCGLTRYQLSKRTGISEATLSRFMSGQRGLTLKAVDKLADLLEWKLESKGRRRPPGFMDAPRAKVRAKRATTAIPVKEPTPTRPRATAKARRST, via the coding sequence ATGAGCCGAAGAACGCACCGAAAGAGAAACTTTAGCGAGCAACTGCGCCGCGCCATTGGCGGCTGCGGCTTGACGCGCTACCAACTGTCGAAGCGCACCGGCATCAGCGAGGCCACGCTATCGCGGTTCATGTCAGGTCAGCGTGGTCTGACGCTCAAGGCCGTCGACAAGCTGGCCGACCTGCTCGAGTGGAAGCTGGAGAGCAAGGGGCGCCGCCGCCCACCGGGCTTCATGGACGCGCCGCGTGCGAAAGTTCGCGCCAAGCGCGCAACGACCGCGATTCCGGTGAAAGAGCCCACGCCGACCCGACCGCGGGCCACCGCCAAAGCGCGGCGCAGCACTTAA
- a CDS encoding DEAD/DEAH box helicase produces MSFDSFGLAQPLLRAISTAGYTTPTPIQAEAIPHVLARRDVLGCAQTGTGKTAAFALPILHHLTHNGNPARGSGRRIRALVLSPTRELASQIRDSFQTYGAHTSLRCSVIYGGVGQHPQVKALRHGVDVVVATPGRLLDLMNQGHVDLRSVEIFVLDEADRMLDMGFLPDLRRVIAKLPAARQTVFFSATMPAPIEQLADAILRDPVRIRVAAVKATTELIEQTVCFVPKPKKTDLLTTMLSKEEVTRAIVFTRTKHGADRVVWQLNKAGIKAEAIHGNKSQAARQRSLANFKSNRPPVLVATDLAARGIDVDGVSHVFNYDLPNEAETYVHRIGRTGRAGATGIAVSFCDHDERSYLRDIERLIRRPLTVDKEHAALAPLLGGARPKQAGNKSNQRSGQSRPPRGHGGRHQRFDKQARPAKGGRGSRGRRQRSAAAV; encoded by the coding sequence ATGTCGTTTGATTCGTTTGGGCTCGCGCAGCCCCTTTTGCGCGCCATTTCCACCGCCGGCTACACCACCCCCACGCCGATCCAAGCCGAGGCCATTCCTCATGTGCTGGCGCGTCGTGACGTTCTCGGTTGCGCGCAAACGGGCACGGGCAAAACCGCCGCCTTTGCGCTGCCGATCCTTCATCACTTGACGCACAATGGCAATCCCGCGCGCGGCTCCGGGCGCCGCATCCGCGCCCTGGTGCTTTCGCCGACGCGTGAATTGGCATCGCAGATCCGCGACAGCTTTCAGACTTATGGGGCTCACACGTCGCTGCGCTGCTCGGTCATTTACGGCGGCGTCGGGCAACATCCGCAGGTAAAGGCGCTGCGTCACGGCGTCGATGTCGTCGTGGCCACGCCGGGCCGGCTGTTGGACCTGATGAACCAGGGGCACGTCGATCTGAGATCCGTCGAGATTTTTGTTCTCGACGAAGCCGATCGCATGCTGGACATGGGCTTTCTACCGGACTTGCGCCGCGTGATCGCCAAGTTGCCGGCGGCCCGGCAAACGGTCTTCTTCTCGGCCACCATGCCCGCGCCGATCGAGCAATTGGCCGATGCCATCCTGCGCGACCCGGTTCGCATTCGCGTCGCGGCAGTAAAGGCCACGACGGAATTGATCGAACAAACGGTGTGCTTCGTGCCGAAGCCGAAAAAGACGGATCTGCTCACGACGATGTTGAGCAAGGAAGAAGTGACGCGGGCCATCGTCTTCACGCGCACCAAACACGGCGCCGACCGGGTCGTGTGGCAGTTGAACAAGGCGGGGATCAAGGCCGAGGCGATTCATGGAAACAAGAGCCAGGCGGCCCGCCAACGCAGCCTGGCGAATTTCAAGTCGAACCGGCCGCCGGTACTCGTGGCGACCGACCTGGCGGCCCGCGGCATCGACGTCGACGGCGTGTCGCACGTCTTCAACTACGATCTGCCGAACGAGGCCGAAACGTACGTCCATCGCATCGGTCGGACAGGTCGCGCGGGAGCGACGGGAATCGCCGTGTCGTTTTGCGACCACGACGAACGGTCGTACCTGCGAGATATCGAACGGCTGATTCGCCGCCCTCTCACGGTCGACAAGGAACACGCGGCCCTCGCGCCGCTGCTCGGCGGAGCGCGGCCCAAGCAAGCGGGCAACAAATCGAACCAGCGCTCGGGCCAATCGCGGCCGCCGCGTGGGCATGGCGGGCGCCATCAACGATTCGACAAGCAAGCCCGCCCGGCCAAGGGCGGGCGAGGCTCGCGCGGTCGGCGCCAACGGTCGGCGGCAGCGGTCTGA